One Thermodesulfobium sp. 4217-1 DNA window includes the following coding sequences:
- a CDS encoding acetate--CoA ligase family protein, whose translation MDILVHSSNGNREQSELDFFFNPRNVAVLGASRKPGAVGYTILENLLDFKGQVFPINPNATEILGMRAYPSFQDLFEPVDLAIISVPREIVPIVLEDAGRAGCLGAIIVTSGFKEVGKKDLEDQLLDIAKRYSMRLIGPNCLGIYDAKSRLDTSFLSKQKQARPGPGSIAFLSQSGAFLAAIMDWAASEKIGISKGVSYGNKADVNELDLIDYLIEDDDTQVICLYIEGIENPRVFFEKASAASKKKPILIMKAGLSEEGTKAAASHTGSMAGSGLLFKSACKQAGLIMVRDYRELFNAAKALVRSGPVTGNKVAILTNGGGAGVMTTDYAMEKSFKMSSLSDSTKEKLKSFLPVFASVNNPVDITGSGNEDDYVKSLKIIQADDDVDAVLGINLVQVPGMDEKIVSVLPAEIAMSSKPYYSIMIGGNYTNKIKLKLEKKGMLVYNNIIDCIDSLYISSLYTKFREKDSWQGEKTSLKASKKAKSITSKTLKSNKTSLIEPFLSEFLNDYKMPLSQSYFFSSIEDILNSNNIVFPGVAKVVSHEIIHKTDAGGVILGIKSKDELVDAYKNITENANKYDPSAKIMGISYQKMEKKGVELIVGGFNDRYFGPMVMFGLGGIYVEVLKDVAFAMAPITKQIAMDMVKELKSYKILTGVRGEDPVDQEKIAELLVKFSEVLYLHPEVKEMEFNPVFAYKDSVVIVDSRVLLEK comes from the coding sequence GTGGACATTTTAGTGCACTCATCTAATGGTAACAGGGAGCAGTCTGAGCTTGATTTTTTCTTTAATCCGAGAAATGTCGCTGTATTGGGAGCTTCAAGAAAGCCTGGCGCTGTAGGCTATACTATTTTGGAGAACCTTCTTGATTTCAAAGGGCAGGTTTTTCCAATCAACCCTAATGCTACAGAAATTCTGGGGATGAGAGCCTACCCGAGCTTTCAGGACTTGTTTGAGCCAGTAGATCTTGCCATAATTTCTGTGCCTAGAGAAATTGTGCCAATTGTTTTAGAAGATGCTGGCAGGGCTGGTTGTTTGGGGGCTATTATTGTAACATCTGGTTTCAAAGAAGTAGGCAAAAAAGACTTGGAGGATCAGCTCTTAGATATCGCAAAAAGATATTCAATGAGACTAATAGGTCCGAATTGTTTGGGCATTTACGACGCAAAATCCAGGCTTGATACATCCTTTCTATCAAAACAAAAACAAGCAAGACCTGGTCCGGGCAGCATAGCATTTTTGTCGCAAAGCGGAGCATTTCTTGCTGCTATTATGGACTGGGCAGCGTCTGAAAAGATTGGCATATCTAAGGGCGTTTCTTACGGGAACAAGGCTGACGTAAATGAGCTCGACTTAATTGACTACCTGATAGAAGACGACGACACACAAGTAATATGCCTCTATATAGAGGGGATAGAGAATCCGAGGGTTTTTTTTGAAAAGGCTAGCGCTGCTTCTAAAAAGAAACCAATTTTAATTATGAAGGCTGGCCTTTCCGAGGAGGGCACAAAAGCTGCTGCGTCTCACACTGGCAGCATGGCTGGCAGTGGGCTGCTTTTCAAAAGTGCGTGCAAACAAGCAGGCCTAATTATGGTACGAGACTATAGGGAATTGTTTAATGCTGCCAAAGCATTGGTTAGATCGGGACCTGTAACGGGAAATAAAGTTGCGATTTTGACCAATGGTGGCGGAGCGGGAGTTATGACAACTGATTATGCAATGGAGAAATCCTTTAAAATGTCAAGCTTATCCGATTCTACTAAGGAAAAATTAAAAAGCTTTTTGCCAGTTTTTGCCAGCGTAAACAATCCTGTGGACATTACCGGATCTGGAAATGAGGATGATTATGTTAAGTCACTGAAGATTATCCAAGCAGATGACGATGTGGATGCTGTTTTGGGAATAAATCTTGTACAGGTTCCTGGTATGGACGAAAAGATAGTAAGCGTTTTGCCAGCTGAGATAGCTATGAGCTCAAAACCTTATTATTCAATTATGATTGGCGGAAATTATACAAATAAAATAAAACTTAAGCTGGAAAAGAAGGGAATGCTCGTATACAACAATATAATAGATTGTATTGACTCGTTATATATATCATCTTTGTATACGAAGTTCAGAGAAAAGGATAGCTGGCAGGGCGAAAAAACTTCTCTAAAAGCATCTAAAAAAGCAAAGAGCATAACTTCAAAGACCTTGAAGTCGAACAAGACTTCTTTGATAGAGCCATTTCTTTCAGAATTCCTAAACGATTATAAAATGCCTCTTTCGCAGAGCTATTTTTTCTCATCTATAGAGGATATACTCAATTCAAATAATATTGTGTTTCCAGGCGTGGCCAAGGTGGTATCACATGAAATAATTCACAAAACCGATGCTGGTGGTGTAATTTTAGGCATTAAATCAAAAGATGAATTGGTTGATGCATATAAAAATATTACTGAAAATGCTAACAAATACGATCCGAGTGCAAAAATAATGGGAATATCATACCAAAAAATGGAGAAGAAAGGCGTGGAGCTTATTGTCGGCGGCTTTAATGATAGGTATTTTGGGCCCATGGTCATGTTCGGTCTCGGCGGTATTTACGTGGAAGTTTTGAAAGACGTAGCTTTTGCAATGGCTCCAATAACCAAACAAATTGCTATGGATATGGTCAAAGAATTAAAATCATATAAGATCTTGACAGGGGTAAGAGGAGAAGATCCTGTGGATCAGGAGAAGATAGCTGAGTTACTTGTCAAGTTTTCTGAGGTGTTATATTTACACCCAGAAGTTAAGGAAATGGAATTCAATCCCGTTTTTGCTTATAAAGATTCTGTGGTCATAGTAGATTCCAGAGTG
- a CDS encoding HyaD/HybD family hydrogenase maturation endopeptidase — protein sequence MKIVVIGIGNEIQGDDGLGVHVIKELEKISLPKEVELLAGGTSGPDLIVYFEGVDLLIFVDAIRGGNEPGTMYKYNPEEMKYQRSVALSPHQIGIPETLRLAEFADKKPKKSVFFGMEPMNLDFSMELSQPLKEKLPRLVELIVEEINSFLASNKDQNIL from the coding sequence ATGAAGATAGTTGTAATAGGAATTGGAAATGAGATACAGGGAGATGATGGATTAGGAGTTCATGTGATAAAGGAATTGGAAAAGATTTCTTTACCTAAGGAAGTAGAGCTTTTGGCAGGAGGCACAAGCGGACCTGATTTGATCGTTTATTTTGAAGGGGTAGATCTACTTATATTTGTGGATGCAATAAGGGGAGGCAACGAACCTGGCACCATGTATAAATATAACCCTGAAGAGATGAAGTATCAAAGAAGCGTTGCGCTATCTCCCCATCAGATAGGAATCCCAGAGACACTGAGATTAGCTGAATTTGCTGATAAGAAGCCAAAGAAAAGTGTTTTTTTTGGCATGGAACCAATGAATTTGGACTTTTCTATGGAACTTAGTCAGCCATTGAAAGAAAAACTCCCAAGATTAGTTGAGCTTATAGTAGAAGAGATTAATAGCTTTTTGGCTTCTAACAAAGATCAAAATATACTGTAA
- a CDS encoding putative metalloprotease CJM1_0395 family protein, protein MSETNSMLVSNDIGSSGKNNASSVSSVSNQNSSSNATSLLKQKFSAQVEQQLQQLIKTDQEVRAHEQAHIAASGGLATSGPNYVYVTGPDGKLYAVGGDVNIDVSPVPNNPDATIQKMDTVISAALAPAQPSTQDYTVASRAQMAIIQAQEQKTIMERQKSQSNSGNSKSTQINTIV, encoded by the coding sequence ATGTCTGAAACCAATAGTATGTTGGTGTCAAATGATATTGGTTCCTCTGGAAAAAATAATGCTTCTAGTGTGTCAAGCGTATCAAATCAGAACTCTAGTAGCAACGCTACTTCTTTATTAAAACAAAAGTTTTCTGCTCAAGTTGAGCAACAACTACAACAGTTGATAAAGACCGATCAGGAAGTACGTGCTCACGAACAAGCTCATATTGCTGCATCAGGAGGTTTGGCCACTTCGGGCCCAAACTATGTTTACGTAACAGGTCCTGATGGTAAGCTCTATGCTGTGGGAGGTGATGTAAACATAGACGTCTCTCCTGTTCCAAATAATCCCGACGCTACAATCCAAAAAATGGATACTGTTATTAGTGCTGCTTTAGCTCCTGCTCAACCTTCCACTCAAGATTACACTGTGGCATCTCGAGCCCAAATGGCTATTATTCAAGCTCAAGAGCAAAAAACAATAATGGAAAGACAGAAAAGTCAATCTAATTCAGGAAATTCTAAAAGCACCCAGATAAATACTATCGTATAA
- a CDS encoding cytochrome b/b6 domain-containing protein, producing the protein MARLEEHPLPQRTMHWINLLCMIGLIVSGWYIHSPFAPGWMGSLIWLHLSLAFIWILNAIFRVYFAFAGSDKDWKEFAYTGEDIKNIIPQIKYYLFIGPHPHTGKYNPLQKVAYSWLLIVLFIFQATTGFALLWPTGSFAGVVHFFGGLYTLRLWHYFGMFAFIMFIIGHAYLSVTEAWDQVPLMFFGIAKKD; encoded by the coding sequence ATGGCGCGTTTAGAAGAGCATCCGCTTCCACAAAGAACTATGCACTGGATAAATTTGCTTTGCATGATAGGTCTTATTGTGTCGGGATGGTATATCCACAGCCCATTTGCACCTGGCTGGATGGGATCTCTTATATGGCTTCACCTTTCACTAGCGTTTATCTGGATTCTAAATGCAATATTTAGAGTTTATTTTGCATTTGCTGGTTCTGATAAGGACTGGAAGGAATTTGCCTATACAGGAGAAGACATTAAAAATATCATTCCTCAGATTAAATACTATTTATTTATAGGTCCGCATCCTCATACTGGAAAATATAATCCACTTCAGAAGGTAGCTTATAGCTGGCTTTTGATTGTTCTTTTCATCTTTCAGGCAACTACAGGTTTTGCGCTTTTGTGGCCTACGGGCAGTTTTGCTGGAGTAGTGCACTTCTTTGGTGGTTTGTATACATTGAGGCTGTGGCACTATTTTGGTATGTTTGCGTTCATCATGTTTATAATTGGTCATGCATACCTGTCAGTCACAGAGGCATGGGATCAGGTTCCGCTTATGTTCTTTGGTATCGCAAAAAAGGATTAA